One window of the Fuerstiella sp. genome contains the following:
- a CDS encoding rRNA pseudouridine synthase, translating into MPRRTPSKHRSRQRSMTAASGGGQRLQKFIATAGIDSRRKCESYIREGRVTVNSQTVTDPAHTVDPATDIVLMDGERLHLPKPKYYLLNKPKGVLCTNRDPSGRPRAIDLVPGDADRLFTVGRLDEHTEGLLLLTNDGNLAEHMAHPRYEVVREYRAQVAGVPTQETLTELRKGMHFSDGIFRFREVRFLKRRGHSAFLEIQLREGKNREVRRMLARCGHKVIQLQRVAFGPLRIGRLKPGQCRELRSAEVRELHDFVSGRPNERSTNRNPNRNANSRHQGGPRKTGKATSTKRGSVRHRSHPKD; encoded by the coding sequence ATGCCGCGCCGCACGCCGTCAAAACATCGCTCCCGCCAGCGATCCATGACTGCAGCTTCCGGCGGTGGACAACGTCTGCAAAAATTCATTGCAACTGCAGGCATTGATTCCCGCCGGAAATGTGAAAGCTATATCCGTGAGGGTCGCGTGACGGTTAACAGCCAAACAGTGACAGACCCCGCGCATACCGTTGATCCGGCTACGGATATTGTTCTGATGGATGGAGAACGTCTGCATCTGCCAAAGCCGAAGTACTATCTGCTGAACAAGCCAAAGGGTGTTCTGTGCACGAATCGTGATCCATCCGGACGCCCCCGGGCAATCGATCTCGTTCCAGGTGATGCTGACCGACTGTTCACTGTCGGGCGACTCGATGAACATACGGAAGGTTTACTCCTGCTGACAAATGACGGGAATTTGGCCGAACATATGGCTCACCCGCGTTATGAAGTCGTCAGAGAATATCGGGCGCAGGTGGCTGGTGTACCAACTCAGGAAACACTGACAGAACTCCGTAAAGGAATGCACTTTTCGGACGGCATTTTTCGATTTCGCGAAGTTCGATTCCTCAAACGTCGGGGACACAGTGCGTTTCTTGAGATTCAGCTTCGGGAAGGAAAGAACCGTGAAGTTCGCCGCATGCTGGCCCGGTGCGGACATAAAGTCATTCAACTGCAGCGAGTCGCATTTGGTCCACTGCGAATTGGTCGCCTGAAGCCCGGTCAGTGTCGGGAACTGCGGTCCGCCGAAGTCCGTGAACTGCATGATTTCGTGTCAGGACGTCCGAATGAACGGTCCACAAACAGGAATCCAAACCGCAACGCCAACAGTCGTCACCAAGGTGGTCCCCGTAAAACTGGTAAAGCCACTTCGACAAAACGCGGTTCTGTACGTCACCGGTCACATCCAAAGGACTGA
- the csrA gene encoding carbon storage regulator CsrA encodes MLVLSRKKDEKIVIGENITLMVIEIRGDKVRLGIDAPRDVAVHREEVFDAIRRESEQKQAD; translated from the coding sequence ATGCTTGTACTCAGCAGAAAAAAAGACGAGAAAATCGTCATTGGTGAAAACATCACACTCATGGTGATTGAGATCCGTGGGGACAAAGTTCGACTTGGAATTGACGCTCCTCGTGACGTTGCTGTTCACCGTGAAGAAGTCTTCGACGCGATCAGGCGTGAGTCAGAACAGAAACAGGCAGACTGA
- a CDS encoding VWA domain-containing protein has protein sequence MRNLMLTVMSCVIAAGTQLIVADQIKLNVSPVHSVLKAGEKQMTWFRVGLDGFHLASDAPRSAANVTIVLDKSGSMQGEKITRARDAAIDALHLLGPDDIISIVTYDSTVNVLVPATKLTDRKSVIAKIRAITAGGNTALFGGISKAAAEIRKFLDKERVNRVILLSDGLANVGPSSPGELGALGASLLKENISVTTLGLGLGYNEDLMAQLAGRSGGNHYFIEQASELADIFRREFDDVLSVVAQEVDISISIPDGIRPVRVLGNEADINGQQVVTRLASIYSEQHKHMVIEVETPSSDPHTDLELATVTVSYSNMKTHQTDRLSGTAKVEFSESAQVVAASLNKTVLADVVALVSSEKSKLATKYLDEGDLEMCRLTLKENAEYLATNANEIPEARDRLSQLAGSNRIQAFQLEGVTSNTDKKAISVRKGVRAYQNEVDIQQRAVRPVDSSK, from the coding sequence ATGAGAAATCTCATGTTGACTGTGATGAGCTGTGTGATTGCTGCTGGAACTCAACTCATAGTGGCTGATCAAATCAAGCTGAATGTGTCACCCGTACATTCGGTGCTCAAGGCCGGCGAAAAACAGATGACGTGGTTTCGAGTCGGACTGGACGGATTTCATCTGGCATCAGACGCGCCACGGTCAGCTGCCAACGTGACGATCGTACTGGACAAGTCCGGGTCCATGCAGGGAGAAAAGATAACACGTGCCCGTGATGCCGCGATCGATGCACTGCATCTGCTGGGTCCGGATGACATCATTTCGATCGTTACCTATGACTCCACCGTGAATGTGCTGGTTCCTGCGACGAAACTCACCGATCGAAAATCGGTGATTGCCAAGATCCGGGCAATTACGGCTGGTGGAAACACAGCCTTATTTGGTGGTATCAGCAAAGCCGCAGCTGAGATTCGTAAATTTCTGGATAAAGAACGCGTGAACCGGGTTATTCTGCTGTCTGACGGGCTGGCCAACGTGGGGCCTTCGTCACCCGGAGAACTGGGGGCTCTGGGAGCGTCATTGCTTAAAGAGAACATCAGTGTGACGACTTTAGGTCTGGGGTTGGGTTACAACGAAGACCTGATGGCTCAGCTGGCGGGACGGAGTGGTGGAAATCATTATTTCATTGAACAGGCGTCTGAACTGGCCGATATTTTCCGACGTGAATTCGATGACGTGTTATCGGTGGTTGCCCAGGAAGTCGATATCAGCATCAGCATTCCCGACGGCATTCGACCGGTTCGTGTGCTGGGCAATGAAGCCGACATTAACGGGCAGCAGGTCGTGACTCGACTTGCTTCGATCTACAGTGAGCAGCACAAACATATGGTGATCGAAGTTGAAACTCCGTCATCCGATCCTCATACAGATCTGGAGCTGGCCACTGTGACGGTTTCGTATTCGAATATGAAAACACACCAGACGGATCGTTTGTCGGGGACAGCCAAAGTGGAATTCAGTGAATCCGCACAGGTTGTCGCGGCCAGCCTGAACAAAACGGTTCTGGCTGACGTGGTCGCTCTGGTTTCCAGTGAAAAGAGTAAGCTGGCGACGAAATATCTGGACGAAGGAGATCTTGAGATGTGTCGGCTAACATTGAAGGAAAACGCCGAATACCTGGCAACCAACGCGAATGAGATTCCGGAAGCCCGGGACCGGCTGTCTCAGCTGGCCGGTTCCAACAGAATCCAGGCTTTTCAGCTTGAGGGCGTGACGAGCAACACAGATAAGAAAGCAATCTCAGTTCGTAAGGGCGTTCGGGCCTATCAAAATGAGGTTGATATTCAGCAACGAGCCGTGCGGCCGGTTGACTCATCAAAATGA
- a CDS encoding MMPL family transporter, which translates to MFQFLGRLSSRHAGFVVPIWIVLLVGSLMLAPEWNEVAENGEFAFLPPGSPSLVAEEQFAAAFDDTLSSNVVLVVRRETSAAGLKDSDKEFIRETLIPKLREVAELSPGKDSHDDDTEHKVSRLHWFGTRGTGSLFISEDQQATLIVLQLATEFLDQDNAVLIASVESMLEDIRRTPHRTSGEIPAGLDISFSGSATFGRDMMRESKLSARSTEKWTVILVVVLLIIIYRAPLLAFIPLVTVVTATVTSLSLLATAAGENWITLFNGIETYVTVILYGAGVDYCLFLIARYREELHTGATIEEAVARTLERVGAALTASAGTVMCGIGMMVFAEFGKFRQAGIAVTFGLAICLTASLTLTPALLRLLGRWAFWPNVARQSLTGPTGWIARSDMPTRIAQANLIQRGWGRIGQLLTLRPLTFLAGSILLLLPFAAAGIAWFGHLSYGLLTELPDSSPSVQGARALTKHFPAGESGMLNVLVKAENVDFYAAGSIKGNRIVRELTENLVNARETLGLHTVRSMTHPAGQRPLESPMARITAKTLGRRLFASRSDRSITRLELILHSDPFDRDSIEEFRELQDRFAQYLPEEIRDAKLSFLGATPSLSDLKEVTDRDQIRIDSLVMLGVFLILVVLLKRPGVCSYLMFTVFLSYLATLGFTFMVFWAMEPDTFAGLDWKVPLFLFTILIAVGEDYNIFLMTRIQEETATYGNIQGITVALQKTGSIISSCGIIMAGTFASLLAGSLVGMDQLGFALATGVLLDTFLVRPVMVPSFLILLAQGRLGVFSRLAGYQSEAVATSET; encoded by the coding sequence ATGTTTCAGTTTCTGGGGCGACTTTCATCACGCCACGCCGGGTTCGTGGTCCCAATCTGGATCGTACTGCTCGTCGGTTCGCTCATGCTGGCCCCTGAGTGGAACGAAGTTGCAGAAAACGGGGAATTTGCATTCCTGCCTCCCGGATCTCCCAGCCTCGTAGCTGAAGAACAGTTTGCAGCTGCATTCGATGATACGCTTTCCAGCAACGTTGTTCTGGTTGTGCGACGGGAAACATCAGCGGCCGGTCTCAAAGACTCAGACAAAGAGTTTATTCGTGAGACACTGATTCCCAAACTTCGCGAAGTGGCTGAACTAAGTCCAGGAAAGGACTCACACGACGATGATACCGAACATAAAGTATCACGTCTGCACTGGTTCGGGACACGGGGCACGGGAAGTCTGTTCATCAGTGAAGATCAACAGGCAACCTTGATCGTCCTTCAGCTCGCTACAGAGTTCCTTGATCAGGACAATGCCGTTCTGATCGCCAGCGTCGAATCGATGCTGGAAGATATTCGTCGCACACCACACCGGACAAGTGGAGAAATTCCGGCGGGTCTCGACATTTCCTTCAGCGGCTCAGCCACCTTTGGCCGCGATATGATGCGAGAATCCAAACTGAGTGCACGTTCCACGGAAAAATGGACTGTGATTCTGGTTGTGGTCCTGCTGATTATCATCTACCGCGCTCCGCTGCTCGCTTTCATTCCACTGGTAACAGTCGTGACAGCGACGGTGACATCACTGTCGCTGCTGGCCACAGCAGCCGGAGAGAACTGGATCACGCTGTTCAATGGAATTGAAACTTACGTCACCGTGATCTTATACGGTGCCGGTGTCGACTACTGTCTGTTCCTGATTGCTCGCTATCGTGAAGAACTTCACACCGGGGCTACGATTGAAGAAGCAGTCGCACGGACACTCGAACGTGTCGGAGCCGCTCTCACTGCCAGTGCAGGTACGGTCATGTGCGGCATCGGGATGATGGTGTTTGCTGAATTCGGAAAATTTCGACAGGCCGGAATCGCAGTTACATTTGGACTGGCAATTTGTCTGACTGCATCGCTGACACTCACACCTGCGTTGTTGCGATTGTTAGGACGTTGGGCGTTCTGGCCCAATGTCGCGAGGCAGTCTCTGACCGGTCCCACAGGGTGGATCGCACGGTCAGATATGCCAACCCGGATTGCACAGGCTAACCTGATTCAGCGAGGCTGGGGTCGAATCGGGCAATTGCTCACACTAAGACCACTGACCTTCCTGGCAGGCAGTATCCTGTTGCTGTTGCCGTTTGCAGCAGCCGGTATCGCGTGGTTCGGCCATTTGAGCTACGGACTGCTGACGGAGTTACCTGATTCATCCCCGTCAGTCCAGGGGGCCCGAGCACTCACCAAACATTTCCCGGCTGGTGAAAGCGGTATGCTGAATGTACTGGTCAAAGCGGAAAATGTTGATTTTTATGCAGCCGGAAGCATCAAAGGAAACCGGATTGTTCGTGAGTTAACTGAGAATCTGGTGAACGCCAGGGAAACACTGGGTCTGCATACAGTCCGTTCGATGACACATCCGGCCGGTCAGCGACCGCTGGAGAGTCCGATGGCCAGAATCACGGCTAAAACACTTGGCCGCAGATTATTTGCCAGCAGGTCCGATCGTTCGATCACCCGCCTCGAACTGATCCTGCATTCGGATCCGTTTGACCGCGACAGCATCGAAGAATTCCGTGAACTGCAGGATCGATTCGCACAGTATCTCCCGGAGGAGATTCGGGACGCGAAATTATCATTCCTGGGAGCAACACCAAGTCTAAGTGATCTTAAAGAGGTTACCGACCGGGACCAGATTCGCATCGATTCACTCGTGATGCTGGGTGTGTTTCTTATTCTGGTCGTACTGCTCAAACGTCCCGGCGTGTGCAGCTATCTGATGTTTACCGTGTTTCTGAGTTACCTCGCAACACTCGGATTCACATTCATGGTGTTCTGGGCAATGGAACCTGACACTTTCGCAGGGCTCGACTGGAAAGTACCGCTGTTCCTGTTCACGATTCTGATCGCCGTTGGTGAGGACTATAACATCTTCCTCATGACGCGGATTCAGGAAGAAACTGCCACGTACGGTAACATCCAGGGCATTACTGTCGCTCTGCAGAAGACCGGCAGCATCATCAGCAGCTGCGGCATCATTATGGCAGGGACATTCGCATCACTTCTGGCCGGCAGCCTTGTGGGGATGGACCAGCTTGGGTTTGCTCTGGCCACCGGGGTGCTGCTGGATACATTTCTTGTACGGCCGGTGATGGTCCCGTCTTTTCTAATTCTGCTGGCTCAGGGACGGCTGGGAGTCTTTAGCCGTCTCGCAGGTTACCAGTCAGAGGCCGTCGCCACCTCGGAAACATGA
- a CDS encoding 1-acyl-sn-glycerol-3-phosphate acyltransferase has product MVRSARIRRRVFRTHRPPSVVVADAAYEFIPPHHGKIWPRLLNILTPYFLNTRYGVTKVELRGEDSLRSLHGAGHSILLAPNHSRMADPVVLLQMARRLKQSLFIMASSHLFHSNRLMSFTMRRVGAFSVYREGVDRTAVRTAIDILVQGHRPLVIFPEGALSQANDHLNALMDGVGMIARSAQRRIRTDSGGSDRRVVVLPVGIKYLFQGDVLSTVSPILSDIEERLLWGARHDRPLIERIIRIGSALLSLKEIEYLGRSQSGSIEERQVRLIDGVLHPIERVWQQTSSGSVIERVRELRRQIIPEMIDGELGTPELQRRHKQLSDLELAQAISLFPPEYVQSRPTVDRILETVERFAENLTGKEQTHRPLHVVVQIGEPIDVEPGRPRDAAEDPLNGNIATQLRGILGKLATESRLYES; this is encoded by the coding sequence ATGGTTCGCTCAGCACGAATTCGTCGTCGAGTCTTTCGGACACACCGACCTCCATCGGTGGTGGTTGCCGATGCGGCCTACGAGTTTATTCCTCCGCATCACGGGAAAATATGGCCGAGGCTGCTGAACATCCTGACGCCGTATTTTCTGAATACTCGCTATGGTGTGACAAAGGTTGAACTTCGCGGAGAGGATTCTCTGCGGTCGCTGCATGGGGCAGGGCACAGTATTCTGTTGGCGCCGAACCATTCGCGGATGGCTGATCCCGTTGTGCTGCTGCAGATGGCCCGACGACTAAAGCAGTCGCTGTTCATCATGGCCAGTTCGCATCTGTTTCACAGTAATCGTTTGATGTCGTTTACTATGAGGCGTGTGGGCGCGTTCAGCGTGTACCGGGAAGGCGTTGACCGGACGGCGGTCCGGACAGCGATTGACATTTTGGTGCAGGGCCACCGGCCACTGGTCATTTTCCCGGAGGGGGCCCTGAGTCAGGCGAACGATCACCTGAATGCACTGATGGACGGCGTCGGGATGATTGCCCGTTCGGCGCAGCGGCGAATCCGGACCGATTCCGGTGGTTCGGATCGTCGAGTGGTCGTATTGCCCGTGGGGATCAAGTATCTGTTTCAGGGAGACGTCCTGTCCACTGTTTCTCCGATTTTGTCTGACATCGAAGAACGTCTGTTGTGGGGAGCTCGGCATGATCGACCCCTGATCGAGCGCATCATTCGCATAGGCAGCGCATTGCTGAGTCTCAAAGAGATCGAGTATCTGGGACGATCTCAGTCCGGATCGATCGAAGAACGTCAGGTCCGGCTGATCGATGGTGTTTTGCATCCGATCGAACGTGTCTGGCAGCAAACATCATCGGGATCGGTGATTGAACGTGTTCGCGAACTGCGACGGCAGATCATTCCGGAAATGATTGATGGGGAATTAGGCACACCGGAGCTGCAACGTCGACACAAGCAACTCAGCGACCTGGAACTGGCCCAGGCCATCAGTCTGTTTCCGCCGGAATATGTGCAGTCGCGACCCACCGTTGATCGAATTCTGGAAACAGTGGAGCGTTTTGCCGAAAACCTGACTGGTAAGGAACAGACTCACCGGCCACTGCATGTCGTGGTCCAGATTGGTGAACCAATTGACGTCGAACCGGGACGCCCGCGCGATGCAGCGGAGGACCCGCTCAATGGAAACATCGCCACACAGTTGCGAGGGATTCTGGGGAAACTGGCGACCGAGTCCCGTCTGTATGAGTCTTAG
- a CDS encoding HAMP domain-containing histidine kinase: protein MKPRSLILMLLIVGIPCAVLVWAAVRISRSEQVVVEQQFHDLMRQRLSDVSDGVDRYFQQIEARLQDLTSLNNPDISTLRQLGRTEPLLMQMFLVTPEGHLQYPDPEDALNGDERRFLLKASKIFTEKHLSIASVNTEARNSVQATDLNAQAHTDQVVEHTAELSTPAVQESGFVRPLNTSDTGWFVWYWDSGLNLIYWNRRPSGQIVGAALDRSRWMADLIGRLPDSSAQHASPSGDNSEPRIRLVNAASYPVYQWGRTADDAAETVCEIALTAPLSSWRLQCLIVAGQHPARSRGTLYGLAGGVMAVGVAVGLLAFVLIRDFAREMNDARRQVSFVNQVSHELKTPLTNICLYAELLEKDMERLPEDSTQQPRKRLDVILSEGQRLSRLIGNVLTFARQERRSLRPTFSRCVPDEIIAQVLRHFYPVLAALEIRIDARLNAAESRTFDTDFLEQILGNLISNVEKYAADSESLTVSSHVRDGTLVVEVIDDGPGIADNDRDRIFEPFVRLSQDVSSAAGTGIGLSISRELARLHGGDVALLNSSSGLHFVITLCLS from the coding sequence ATGAAACCTCGTTCACTCATTTTGATGTTGCTGATCGTGGGGATTCCCTGCGCAGTGCTGGTGTGGGCTGCCGTACGGATTTCCCGCAGTGAGCAGGTCGTGGTTGAGCAGCAGTTCCACGATCTGATGCGACAAAGGTTGTCTGACGTTAGTGACGGCGTCGATCGCTATTTTCAGCAGATCGAAGCTCGGTTGCAGGACCTCACGTCACTCAACAATCCGGATATCTCAACGCTTCGGCAGCTTGGACGCACCGAGCCATTACTGATGCAGATGTTTCTTGTGACACCGGAAGGCCATTTACAGTATCCGGATCCTGAGGATGCGCTGAATGGCGATGAACGACGCTTTTTGCTCAAAGCGTCGAAAATATTCACAGAAAAGCATCTCAGCATCGCTTCGGTTAATACCGAAGCGAGAAATTCGGTGCAGGCAACTGATCTGAATGCTCAGGCTCATACTGACCAGGTCGTGGAACACACAGCCGAGCTGAGTACCCCCGCCGTTCAGGAGTCTGGGTTTGTGCGACCACTGAATACTTCGGACACAGGTTGGTTTGTGTGGTACTGGGACAGCGGCCTGAATCTGATTTACTGGAACCGTCGTCCGTCCGGTCAGATCGTTGGTGCGGCACTGGATCGTTCGCGCTGGATGGCTGATCTGATCGGTCGGCTTCCCGACAGTTCGGCACAGCATGCGTCTCCCAGTGGAGATAACAGTGAGCCCCGAATTCGTCTGGTGAATGCGGCATCGTATCCGGTGTACCAGTGGGGGCGAACGGCGGACGACGCTGCTGAAACGGTGTGTGAGATTGCGCTGACCGCACCGCTGTCGTCCTGGCGATTGCAATGTTTGATTGTTGCCGGTCAGCATCCAGCCCGCTCCCGAGGCACTTTGTATGGCCTGGCCGGTGGCGTGATGGCTGTTGGCGTGGCTGTTGGCCTGCTTGCATTCGTACTGATACGTGACTTCGCGCGTGAGATGAATGATGCACGTCGACAGGTCAGTTTCGTCAACCAGGTGTCGCATGAACTCAAAACGCCACTCACGAATATCTGTCTGTATGCCGAACTGCTGGAAAAGGACATGGAACGGCTTCCCGAAGACAGCACACAGCAGCCACGAAAGCGTCTGGACGTGATTCTTTCAGAAGGCCAGCGGCTCAGCCGGCTGATCGGTAATGTCCTTACGTTTGCCCGACAGGAACGTCGATCGTTGCGACCTACGTTCTCCCGATGTGTTCCGGACGAAATCATTGCACAGGTACTGAGACATTTTTATCCCGTCCTGGCAGCGCTTGAAATCCGGATTGATGCCCGATTGAACGCAGCCGAATCACGAACGTTCGATACCGACTTCCTGGAACAGATTCTGGGTAATTTAATCAGTAATGTCGAAAAATATGCGGCTGACAGCGAATCACTGACTGTCAGCAGTCATGTCCGGGATGGAACTCTCGTTGTTGAAGTCATTGACGACGGGCCCGGTATTGCGGACAACGATCGCGATCGGATATTTGAACCGTTCGTGAGGCTGTCTCAGGATGTCAGCAGTGCTGCGGGCACCGGGATTGGATTATCGATCAGTCGCGAATTGGCTCGACTGCACGGCGGCGACGTGGCACTCCTGAACAGCAGCTCGGGATTGCACTTTGTGATCACACTGTGTTTGTCCTGA